In Drechmeria coniospora strain ARSEF 6962 chromosome 03, whole genome shotgun sequence, the DNA window agccgccgccgccgcagcgcGTCGTAATTGCCGGACGACGGAACGTTTCATGGCTGCCGTACTTTGCGTTGCCGGCGAATGGAAGGAGGGAGTCGAGAGAAGAGAGCGAAGCAAAGGGGACGTCGACCGAACAGACGGAACGACGAGTCGACGGTCGAGGCTCGAGGGGGAGGAGGTGCCAGCAGCACGGCCATACAGTAGCTGCACTCGGCTTGCAGCGGCCTTTCGACTTTAGCGGGGCTCGGCTTGCGGTTGTTGAACgggttgtaagtacataagtactccatatagtactccgtactccgtaagtacttgcagtattagttgtacggagtaagtatactccgtCTCAATGCAAGTACCCTGTACTTAAGGCGGACGGAGCAGTCCGCAATACCAATAAGTATATTGTACAAGTTCAGCCATGTGTGGCAACCGTGGCACAAAATCTGGGGTTGTAGATAAGATAGTTGCCCGACCAACAGCAACCACCAGCTGCGACCCACGCACAAACATGACTGCGTGCACGCCGAAGTAGGCGCAGTTGCCGGATGACGTGGCGGCCCAAGACATGTATGTTCATTCGCACCCTTCCAGATTCATGCCGCATTCCAGCCGCTCCGTCCCTCGCCGTGACGCAACATGGCCCCGAGAGAACCATCACGGCCAGCACATCGGCACCGAGATCGAACGTCTGACGCTGTCCGGAAGAATCAGcacaagaagaagaagcacAAAGCGAAACGGCCGGCTACGGCATCGGACGAGAGCAAAGATGGCAGGGAGACGCATTCGCTATCCTCTGGCGCCCTGGCGCAGCTAGAACGAGAACATGCACGGCAAAAACACAAGACGCAGCGACGcaagcggccgccgagggagccGAAGGACGACCAAGATGAAAAGGTAAAGGGCGAGCCGGAGATGCCTGCTGTCAAGGCACGGAAGCAGAACCGCcgggcgaggaagaagagaATGGTCAGCGGGGCCATCATGGAGGAGGGAAGAGTGCGCAACTCGGGCATGCGAGCGGGCGGCAGCTGGAGCGAGGACAGTTTCGAAAAAGAGGCCTTCTTCCATCGGCCGCGGCAGAAAAAGTCCAAGAAAAAGCTTTGTTCGTCAACGCTGGGCCGATCAAAGGGATGCTAGGAAAGCTAACGTCGATCTAGGGATCCTGCTGGGATGCAGCCTTGTCGTGCTCAttgtcgtcatcgtcgtggccgtcgtcgtcagcaaGAAGAATGCGGACGCCAAGGCGTCCCTGGACAGCAGCCTCGAGGGAAAGAGCCAGGAAAAAATACCGACGCAGTGGAAGAACACATATCTCGATCCGTGGACGTGGCAATCGACGACCGACTTCAACGTCACCTTCACCACGGATACCGTCGGTGATCTGCCCGTCATGGGCTTGCCCTCGAACTGGGACgactcggcgagggcaaACGACAAGGTGCCGCCGCTGAACCAAAAATGGGGCCCCTACAGCAGCAAGGCGGCACGAGGGGTGAACTTAGGTGGCTGGCTCGTGCTCGAACCCTTCATCACGCCGTCACTCTTCCGCTACGGCCTGAacgccggcatcatcgacgaaTGGACCCTTTGCAAGCACCTcggcgcgtcggcgtcgaagaCGCTCGAGGCTCACTACGACTCCTTCGTCACCGAGGCGACCTTTAAGGCgattgccgacgccggcctcgaccacGTCCGGATCCCCTTCTCCTACTGGGCCGTCCAGGTCTACGACGGAGATCCCTACGTCTTCCGTACCTCGTGGCGCTACCTCCTTCGCGGCATCGAATGGGCCCGCAAGTACGGGCTCCGCGTCAACCTCGACGTCCACGGACTTCCCGGAAGCCAGAATGGCTGGAACCACAGCGGCCGGTGGGGGGCCATCGGGTGGCtcaacggcaccgacggccgTCTCAACGGGGACCGCTCGCTCGAGCTCCACGATCGGCTGTCCAAGTTCTTCGCCCAAGACCGCTACAGGAACATCATCAGCCACTACGGCCTCGCCAACGAGCCGCGGATGACGTTCCTGAAGAAAAGCGACGTCCTCGAGTGGACCGAGGCCGCGTACAAAGTGGTGCGGAGGAACGGCGTCAGGGCCCTCGTCGTTTTCGGCGACGGCTTCATGGGCCTCGACAACTGGCAGGGCTTGTTGACGGGCTACGACGACATGGTGCTCGATGTGCACCAGTACGTCATCTTCAACGAGAACCAGATCGTCTTCACCCACCAGAAGAAGATCCAGTACGCCTGCGATGGCTGGGGCGAGCAGACGCTGCGCAGCTTGGACAGGACGACCGGCTACGGACCAACCATCTTCGCCGAGTGGTCCCAGGCCGACACCGACTGCGCCAACTTCCTCACCGGCGTCGGCTGGGGCAACCGATGGGAGGGCACCTACGACACGGGCGACAAGAGCACGTCGACGCTGACGCCGCGTTGCCCGGCCAAGGACAAAACCTGCTCGTGCGCAAAGGCGAACCAGGACCCGAGCCAGTTCAGCGACGACTACAAAAAGTTTCTGCGTCTCTTTGCCGAGGCCCAGATGCACAGCTTCGAGAAGGGCTGGGGTTGGTGGTACTGGAGCTGGAAGACGGAGAGCGCGCCGCTTTGGAGCTACGAATCCGGCTTGAAAGCCGGCATCCTACCAGAGAAGGCATACCAGCGCAGTTTCAACTGCGATTCCGCCGTACCAGATTTTAGCGATCTTCCCGAGACGTACTGAGTGCGCGTATGTGGCCTGCTCCGTGGGTGCGCATGTTGGAGTGAGGAGGGGAGCTGTGGCAGCACGGTATGGTTTGGCATGGCCTGGTATAGTTGGGCATGACACGATATGGCATTGTATGGCATTGTATGGCATTGTGTGACATTTTATGGAATTGTATGGCATGGTATGGCATGGtatggcatggcatggcatgtTATGGCACGGCAGGTATTGGGGTGCTGCTTTTGCTTGTGTTTTAATCGCATTTGCATTCGTCAAACATTGAATACTGGGACGAGACGATGGTTTTTTTTGGTTCATAATGTTTGAGGGTTTCATGTAGAATGGGTTAGATGATCATGTACAGCCTTCATCAACGAGCCAACGCGAGGCACGGAAGAAACGGCGCACCATCACATCACACCGCTCGGCTTCTCCTACCCTCGCCTCAGCGCGGCGGAGTATGCTCGTAAACGACTCATCCCTCATGAAGGAAGCAAGCTCACGAGCCAGTCCTGGAAGGAGATGGATAGCCTTTGAAATCACACACAAGCTGCTCGTAGGTGGTCGCGAGTTGGCGTGACAGGGGGGGTCGCATGAGCCAAAATACGGTCACGGTCGACAAGGCAGACAAGCCATTTTCATGGGGCGTCAATCTGTCACATCTCCAACACTTTCAGCTACCATCATCGAGTCGAACCCATGCCTCTCAGGCTCTTTTGCAGATACCGGTGTGGGGAAAGGGAGGGACGGCGCTGGCAAGGACCGCTTGGATGAGGACTGACTGGGAGCTCAAGCCTCGGCTCCCGCGGTATCATCCCAGACTCGGTCCTCATCCCCGCATGCCATTTCACGTTTGGATCATAGACGTTGCCCATGGCTGGAGGCGACCGTCCCCGTCATTGGTTCGGTCGTACCTGCAACGGGGTACGTCGTGTCCAGCCGCGGGTTGCACAACATATGGATAGATATACGGAGGCTCCTACACCAGACACCAGGCCGCCAGGACCAGGAAACATCATCATCTCGGCCTTGTTTTCGAATCGAGTACGGCTGTGGTGTGATG includes these proteins:
- a CDS encoding hypothetical protein (related to glucan 1,3-beta-glucosidase); the encoded protein is MAPREPSRPAHRHRDRTSDAVRKNQHKKKKHKAKRPATASDESKDGRETHSLSSGALAQLEREHARQKHKTQRRKRPPREPKDDQDEKVKGEPEMPAVKARKQNRRARKKRMVSGAIMEEGRVRNSGMRAGGSWSEDSFEKEAFFHRPRQKKSKKKLWILLGCSLVVLIVVIVVAVVVSKKNADAKASLDSSLEGKSQEKIPTQWKNTYLDPWTWQSTTDFNVTFTTDTVGDLPVMGLPSNWDDSARANDKVPPLNQKWGPYSSKAARGVNLGGWLVLEPFITPSLFRYGLNAGIIDEWTLCKHLGASASKTLEAHYDSFVTEATFKAIADAGLDHVRIPFSYWAVQVYDGDPYVFRTSWRYLLRGIEWARKYGLRVNLDVHGLPGSQNGWNHSGRWGAIGWLNGTDGRLNGDRSLELHDRLSKFFAQDRYRNIISHYGLANEPRMTFLKKSDVLEWTEAAYKVVRRNGVRALVVFGDGFMGLDNWQGLLTGYDDMVLDVHQYVIFNENQIVFTHQKKIQYACDGWGEQTLRSLDRTTGYGPTIFAEWSQADTDCANFLTGVGWGNRWEGTYDTGDKSTSTLTPRCPAKDKTCSCAKANQDPSQFSDDYKKFLRLFAEAQMHSFEKGWGWWYWSWKTESAPLWSYESGLKAGILPEKAYQRSFNCDSAVPDFSDLPETY